In a single window of the Amia ocellicauda isolate fAmiCal2 chromosome 20, fAmiCal2.hap1, whole genome shotgun sequence genome:
- the LOC136715620 gene encoding leucine zipper putative tumor suppressor 2 homolog isoform X1, with protein MSVWLQQVVTAMALVQTLPVPTDCQSSGIDAPHRSLSRSPSAQGAMGSVSSLISGRPYQERHCRAADPTTKGRKPGPGGFRQQDGQPRSAGSQDPLVTNASQPARKSASGSGNYAYLNEEFVGDWNDNHVAVAPSSPCSDPEEARECRGLNGNIGGPPPKLVPVSGKLEKNIEKTLIRPTAFKPVVPKNRNSVQYLSPRPGGSLSESQGSLNLLLPGAGVAPGPGGGAVGSDKRNSYSGGRNGGGSQSGTLSDSGRNSLSSLPTYSSATYSLAHGEAPGGHLEPSRVAPGHGHSNSDSGRSSSSKSTGSLNGRGQPLSDSGSCGRSPALAEGEEAVIRELEDKLRERELELQQLRDNLDENEAAICQVYEEKQKRSELELEELRQSCAARLRQASQKAQRAQQVLQLQVFQLQQEKKKLQEDFGQLLQEREQLEKKCATIEREQTQLGPRLEETKWEVCQKSGEISLLKQQLKELQADLGQKASELLSLKAQLREARGELQASQVHTQEVSAAARTRTLELEVCENELQRRKSEAELLREKVGWLEEESVRLREALSVPSGNMHAGGPCLGLGRGYEEEHQLLAYESDEAKAQRQSTDALHSLRQQVERLRAELMYERRRSEDQLEAFEDERRVWHEEKEKVIRYQKQLQQNYIQMYRRNRELERVMRELSLELETRELEEFEVRGSEIHFEEITATEI; from the exons AGTGTGTGGCTGCAGCAGGTTGTGACGGCCATGGCCCTGGTGCAGACTCTGCCCGTCCCCACTGATTGCCAGAGCTCCGGAATCGACGCGCCGCACCGTTCCCTCTCGCGCTCGCCATCCGCCCAGGGCGCCATGGGCTCGGTCAGCAGCCTGATCTCCGGCCGTCCCTACCAGGAGCGCCACTGCCGGGCAGCAGACCCCACCACCAAGGGCCGCAAGCCGGGCCCGGGCGGCTTCAGGCAGCAGGATGGACAGCCCCGCAGCGCCGGCTCTCAGGACCCCCTGGTCACCAACGCCAGCCAGCCCGCCCGGAAGTCCGCTTCCGGCTCGGGGAACTACGCTTACCTGAACGAGGAATTTGTTGGCGATTGGAATGACAACCACGTGGCTGTcgctcccagcagcccctgcaGCGACCCGGAGGAGGCTCGGGAGTGTCGGGGCCTTAACGGGAACATCGGGGGGCCGCCTCCCAAACTTGTCCCCGTGTCGGGCAAATTGGAGAAA AACATAGAAAAGACACTCATCCGGCCCACTGCCTTCAAGCCCGTGGTTCCCAAGAACCGCAACTCTGTGCAGTACCTCTCCCCGCGGCCAGGAGGCAGCCTGTCAGAGAGCCAGGGCAGCCTGAACCTGCTGCTGCCGGGGGCAGGGGTGGCTCCGGGGCCCGGGGGTGGGGCGGTCGGCAGCGACAAACGCAACTCTTACAGCGGGGGCCGGAACGGCGGGGGCAGCCAGTCGGGAACCCTGTCAGACTCTGGGCGCAACTCCCTCTCCAGCCTGCCCACCTACAGCAGCGCCACCTACAGCCTGGCCCACGGCGAGGCGCCCGGCGGACACCTGGAGCCCTCGAGGGTCGCCCCAGGCCACGGCCACTCCAACTCCGACAGTGGCCGCTCGTCCTCCAGCAAGAGCACGGGCTCCCTGAACGGGCGGGGGCAGCCCCTGTCCGACAGCGGCTCGTGCGGCCGCTCCCCCGCCCTGGCCGAGGGCGAGGAGGCGGTGATCCGGGAACTGGAGGACAagctgagggagagggagctggAGCTGCAGCAGCTCAGAGACAACCTGGATGAGAACGAGGCTGCCATCTGCCAG GTGTACGAGGAGAAGCAGAAGCGCAGCgagctggagctggaggagcTGCGCCAGAGCTGCGCCGCCCGCCTGCGTCAGGCCTCCCAGAAGGCCCAGCGTGCCCAGCAGGTGCTGCAGCTGCAGGTGTTCCAGCTGCAGCAGGAGAAGAAGAAGCTGCAGGAGGACTTCGGCCAGCTgctgcaggagagggagcagctgGAGAAGAAGTGCGCCACCATCGAGCGTGAGCAGACGCAGCTGGGCCCGCGGCTGGAGGAGACCAAGTGGGAG GTGTGTCAGAAGTCGGGAGAGATCTCGTTGCTGAAGCAGCAGCTGAAGGAGCTGCAGGCGGATTTGGGCCAGAAGGCCAGTGAGCTGCTGTCCCTGAAGGCGCAGCTACGGGAGGCGCGGGGGGAGCTGCAGGCCAGCCAGGTCCACACGCAGGAGGTGAGTGCGGCCGCCCGCACCCGCACCCTGGAGCTGGAGGTGTGCGAGAACGAGCTGCAGCGGCGCAAGAGCGAGGCCGAGCTGCTGCGCGAGAAGGTGGGCTGGCTGGAGGAGGAGTCGGTCCGACTGCGTGAAGCCCTGAGCGTTCCCTCGGGCAACATGCACGCCGGGGGGCCGTGTCTGGGACTGGGGCGGGGCTACGAGGAGGAGCATCAGCTGCTGGCGTACGAGAGCGACGAGGCCAAGGCCCAGCGGCAGAGCACCGACGCGCTGCACTCGCTCAGACAGCAGGTGGAGCGGCTGCGGGCCGAGCTCATGTACGAACGCCGGCGCAGCGAGGACCAGCTGGAGGCCTTCGAGGACGAGCGGCGCGTGTGGCacgaggagaaggagaaggtgaTCCGCTACCAGAAGCAGCTGCAGCAGAACTACATCCAGATGTACCGTCGCAACCGGGAGCTGGAGCGGGTCATGAGGGAGCTCAGCCTGGAGCTGGAGACGCGCGAGCTGGAGGAGTTCGAGGTGCGTGGCTCGGAGATCCACTTCGAGGAGATCACCGCCACCGAGATCTAG
- the LOC136715620 gene encoding leucine zipper putative tumor suppressor 2 homolog isoform X2 encodes MALVQTLPVPTDCQSSGIDAPHRSLSRSPSAQGAMGSVSSLISGRPYQERHCRAADPTTKGRKPGPGGFRQQDGQPRSAGSQDPLVTNASQPARKSASGSGNYAYLNEEFVGDWNDNHVAVAPSSPCSDPEEARECRGLNGNIGGPPPKLVPVSGKLEKNIEKTLIRPTAFKPVVPKNRNSVQYLSPRPGGSLSESQGSLNLLLPGAGVAPGPGGGAVGSDKRNSYSGGRNGGGSQSGTLSDSGRNSLSSLPTYSSATYSLAHGEAPGGHLEPSRVAPGHGHSNSDSGRSSSSKSTGSLNGRGQPLSDSGSCGRSPALAEGEEAVIRELEDKLRERELELQQLRDNLDENEAAICQVYEEKQKRSELELEELRQSCAARLRQASQKAQRAQQVLQLQVFQLQQEKKKLQEDFGQLLQEREQLEKKCATIEREQTQLGPRLEETKWEVCQKSGEISLLKQQLKELQADLGQKASELLSLKAQLREARGELQASQVHTQEVSAAARTRTLELEVCENELQRRKSEAELLREKVGWLEEESVRLREALSVPSGNMHAGGPCLGLGRGYEEEHQLLAYESDEAKAQRQSTDALHSLRQQVERLRAELMYERRRSEDQLEAFEDERRVWHEEKEKVIRYQKQLQQNYIQMYRRNRELERVMRELSLELETRELEEFEVRGSEIHFEEITATEI; translated from the exons ATGGCCCTGGTGCAGACTCTGCCCGTCCCCACTGATTGCCAGAGCTCCGGAATCGACGCGCCGCACCGTTCCCTCTCGCGCTCGCCATCCGCCCAGGGCGCCATGGGCTCGGTCAGCAGCCTGATCTCCGGCCGTCCCTACCAGGAGCGCCACTGCCGGGCAGCAGACCCCACCACCAAGGGCCGCAAGCCGGGCCCGGGCGGCTTCAGGCAGCAGGATGGACAGCCCCGCAGCGCCGGCTCTCAGGACCCCCTGGTCACCAACGCCAGCCAGCCCGCCCGGAAGTCCGCTTCCGGCTCGGGGAACTACGCTTACCTGAACGAGGAATTTGTTGGCGATTGGAATGACAACCACGTGGCTGTcgctcccagcagcccctgcaGCGACCCGGAGGAGGCTCGGGAGTGTCGGGGCCTTAACGGGAACATCGGGGGGCCGCCTCCCAAACTTGTCCCCGTGTCGGGCAAATTGGAGAAA AACATAGAAAAGACACTCATCCGGCCCACTGCCTTCAAGCCCGTGGTTCCCAAGAACCGCAACTCTGTGCAGTACCTCTCCCCGCGGCCAGGAGGCAGCCTGTCAGAGAGCCAGGGCAGCCTGAACCTGCTGCTGCCGGGGGCAGGGGTGGCTCCGGGGCCCGGGGGTGGGGCGGTCGGCAGCGACAAACGCAACTCTTACAGCGGGGGCCGGAACGGCGGGGGCAGCCAGTCGGGAACCCTGTCAGACTCTGGGCGCAACTCCCTCTCCAGCCTGCCCACCTACAGCAGCGCCACCTACAGCCTGGCCCACGGCGAGGCGCCCGGCGGACACCTGGAGCCCTCGAGGGTCGCCCCAGGCCACGGCCACTCCAACTCCGACAGTGGCCGCTCGTCCTCCAGCAAGAGCACGGGCTCCCTGAACGGGCGGGGGCAGCCCCTGTCCGACAGCGGCTCGTGCGGCCGCTCCCCCGCCCTGGCCGAGGGCGAGGAGGCGGTGATCCGGGAACTGGAGGACAagctgagggagagggagctggAGCTGCAGCAGCTCAGAGACAACCTGGATGAGAACGAGGCTGCCATCTGCCAG GTGTACGAGGAGAAGCAGAAGCGCAGCgagctggagctggaggagcTGCGCCAGAGCTGCGCCGCCCGCCTGCGTCAGGCCTCCCAGAAGGCCCAGCGTGCCCAGCAGGTGCTGCAGCTGCAGGTGTTCCAGCTGCAGCAGGAGAAGAAGAAGCTGCAGGAGGACTTCGGCCAGCTgctgcaggagagggagcagctgGAGAAGAAGTGCGCCACCATCGAGCGTGAGCAGACGCAGCTGGGCCCGCGGCTGGAGGAGACCAAGTGGGAG GTGTGTCAGAAGTCGGGAGAGATCTCGTTGCTGAAGCAGCAGCTGAAGGAGCTGCAGGCGGATTTGGGCCAGAAGGCCAGTGAGCTGCTGTCCCTGAAGGCGCAGCTACGGGAGGCGCGGGGGGAGCTGCAGGCCAGCCAGGTCCACACGCAGGAGGTGAGTGCGGCCGCCCGCACCCGCACCCTGGAGCTGGAGGTGTGCGAGAACGAGCTGCAGCGGCGCAAGAGCGAGGCCGAGCTGCTGCGCGAGAAGGTGGGCTGGCTGGAGGAGGAGTCGGTCCGACTGCGTGAAGCCCTGAGCGTTCCCTCGGGCAACATGCACGCCGGGGGGCCGTGTCTGGGACTGGGGCGGGGCTACGAGGAGGAGCATCAGCTGCTGGCGTACGAGAGCGACGAGGCCAAGGCCCAGCGGCAGAGCACCGACGCGCTGCACTCGCTCAGACAGCAGGTGGAGCGGCTGCGGGCCGAGCTCATGTACGAACGCCGGCGCAGCGAGGACCAGCTGGAGGCCTTCGAGGACGAGCGGCGCGTGTGGCacgaggagaaggagaaggtgaTCCGCTACCAGAAGCAGCTGCAGCAGAACTACATCCAGATGTACCGTCGCAACCGGGAGCTGGAGCGGGTCATGAGGGAGCTCAGCCTGGAGCTGGAGACGCGCGAGCTGGAGGAGTTCGAGGTGCGTGGCTCGGAGATCCACTTCGAGGAGATCACCGCCACCGAGATCTAG